A genome region from Astyanax mexicanus isolate ESR-SI-001 chromosome 19, AstMex3_surface, whole genome shotgun sequence includes the following:
- the g6pc1b gene encoding glucose-6-phosphatase b yields the protein MHEKRLCSLRLEAVMEAVHGYGISTTQYLQLHYGHAHGWFALVSAVADLRTTFLVFFPICFHLHTAVGVKLLWVAVVGDWINLVLKWILFGERPYWWIQETLYYSNSTVPQIQQFPTTCETGPGSPSGHAMGAAGVYYAMVTSLMPVLLNGDGDPVKKWCVHGCLWTLFWAVQVSVCLSRIFIAAHFPHQVIAGVLTGIAVAKVVNRASWIYSATLRSYIHTTLFLLSFALGLYTLLEVASIDPHWSLSKAQRWCLHPDWVRLDTTPFAGLLRNTGALFGLGLSLHLSMMIETETCSYRDSTIYRLFCALATLLLLSLLDSFRPPDHTQALFYALSFCKSATVPLTTVGLVPYCATAVLNMYQRRKCT from the exons ATGCATGAAAAGCGCTTGTGTTCTTTGAGGCTAGAAGCTGTGATGGAGGCTGTCCATGGTTACGGGATAAGCACCACTCAGTACCTGCAGCTGCATTATGGTCACGCACACGGTTGGTTTGCTTTAGTGTCGGCGGTGGCGGACCTGCGCACCACCTTTCTGGTTTTCTTCCCCATCTGCTTTCACCTGCACACTGCGGTGGGGGTGAAGCTGCTGTGGGTGGCTGTGGTGGGAGACTGGATCAACTTGGTTCTCAAATG GATTCTCTTTGGAGAGCGTCCATATTGGTGGATTCAGGAGACTCTCTACTACAGCAACTCCACTGTCCCCCAAATCCAGCAGTTCCCCACCACCTGTGAGACTGGGCCTG GAAGCCCCTCAGGTCATGCTATGGGTGCTGCGGGGGTCTACTATGCTATGGTGACGTCCCTGATGCCTGTTTTACTGAATGGAGATGGAGACCCTGTTAAAAAATG GTGTGTGCACGGCTGTCTCTGGACGCTGTTTTGGGCTGTCCaggtttctgtctgtctatccaggATTTTCATTGCTGCTCATTTCCCTCACCAAGTCATTGCTGGTGTTTTAACAG GCATTGCTGTGGCCAAAGTGGTCAATAGAGCCTCTTGGATCTACAGCGCCACCCTGAGGAGTTACATCCACACCACTTTATTCCTGCTCTCATTTGCTCTGGGGCTCTACACCTTGCTGGAAGTTGCCTCCATTGACCCACACTGGAGCCTGTCGAAGGCCCAAAGGTGGTGTTTACACCCTGATTGGGTGCGTTTGGACACAACACCCTTCGCTGGTCTCCTGCGTAACACAGGTGCATTGTTTGGCCTAGGGTTGAGCCTCCATCTCTCCATGATGATTGAGACTGAGACCTGCAGTTATAGAGACAGCACCATCTACAGACTGTTCTGTGCACTAGCCACTCTGCTGCTCCTCAGCCTTTTGGACTCTTTTAGGCCTCCAGATCATACACAAGCTCTTTTCTACGCCCTGTCTTTCTGCAAAAGTGCAACAGTGCCGCTTACCACTGTGGGTCTGGTCCCATACTGTGCAACGGCAGTGTTAAATATGTATCAGAGAAGGAAATGCACTTAG